In Mycobacterium stomatepiae, the following are encoded in one genomic region:
- a CDS encoding glycohydrolase toxin TNT-related protein (This protein contains a domain related to Tuberculosis Necrotizing Toxin, which is the C-terminal effector domain of outer membrane channel protein CpnT, and which has a lethal NAD+-glycohydrolase activity.), protein MPILAVDPEALFAAGSAVVATGDGLAAAMAVLTAGFGANTGLDVAGELFGLSYQGTAESLLNAAAAAINACRRNGVMIQVDASNWSKAEAASRVGGAASVLQAPAEPVNIGAPGPPGTLGPGEPPPLLWAVVQSFVDDVWPNGDVPALHAAAGCWRTFSSAVSGMRGAFDGSRTLVGTQQIPEGEKIDRVLSQIGVAMDKLGAGCVAMAYTLEDFANRVATAKNDIRNLLHRLESLTDIWHDVVSVLDGDAFEEIKKIARDINAVLHDLGREARAFEQGIKLLMQMADGLVVDMEKYTRGQFTHFLGDAVGNQVATVFDTFVNANEGVVKGVAQAALGMADLTAPWLLLDPKGAEATWKDMVQSQFEAGTLNQIMNPREGGAANLQMWKSLLHLEDWSTARPGLGFGENVFDGATFFLPGLGEAGAGAKAGSAAARGAEEAAEGAGAAGRAGELGEFASTTGALGDIGKVGTNLTKDLDSLKLDVPKTDFPPGGRSVGPPRVENPSGPPPRPVESAPPGTPAPHSPTAPDGLAHGHSEAAAGGAREHALVPAAPAEPLPSRSPQLVEPNPPRLPPAADGAPLDAAPAATPSAQQVPALTSVVPHSSAPSAELPAPAGTGWHAPSDGGSAGGGPHDASPSDSGPYGLGDGGPLGGGESPGPPYDGKPGELSSDGDGPSAHGHRGPHDPEPGDPVHSDAPSGDGWERLPDQPTDPHYGEPLQEHWAFKDDPTELGGIKPSVAELIRDPEALLGRDPHGEAYTAQQYAERFNKSGPTGQEWMNFPGNEGAVPGTKVAFTDIEQFAKFYGRELDRIGNDSGKYLAVMEDGRPASWEERALHVNSLSDPYHSYVLENLPGGWKVEVSEVAPGLGQPGGSIQVRILDSAGRAMTIEELLEIGGVLR, encoded by the coding sequence ATGCCCATCCTCGCGGTAGACCCGGAGGCGCTCTTCGCCGCGGGCAGCGCCGTGGTCGCTACCGGCGATGGTCTGGCAGCCGCAATGGCGGTATTGACGGCTGGGTTCGGGGCTAACACGGGTCTGGATGTTGCCGGTGAGCTTTTCGGGCTGTCGTATCAAGGGACAGCGGAGTCGTTGTTAAATGCCGCCGCGGCAGCAATCAATGCGTGTCGGCGCAACGGGGTCATGATCCAAGTCGACGCGTCGAACTGGTCGAAGGCGGAAGCGGCCTCGCGGGTGGGTGGGGCTGCGAGTGTGTTGCAGGCGCCAGCGGAGCCCGTCAACATCGGCGCCCCGGGGCCGCCGGGAACACTAGGCCCAGGGGAGCCACCTCCGCTGCTGTGGGCGGTGGTGCAGTCATTCGTCGACGACGTGTGGCCCAACGGCGATGTGCCGGCGCTTCATGCCGCGGCCGGGTGCTGGCGCACGTTCAGCTCAGCGGTCAGCGGAATGCGAGGTGCGTTCGACGGATCGAGGACGCTGGTCGGCACGCAGCAGATCCCCGAGGGCGAAAAGATCGATCGCGTTTTATCGCAAATCGGCGTCGCGATGGACAAGTTGGGGGCGGGGTGCGTGGCGATGGCCTACACCCTCGAGGATTTCGCCAACCGGGTTGCGACGGCTAAAAACGACATCCGAAATCTGTTGCACCGCTTGGAGTCGCTGACTGATATCTGGCATGACGTGGTCTCGGTGCTCGATGGCGATGCGTTCGAAGAAATCAAGAAGATCGCGCGTGACATCAACGCCGTATTGCACGACTTGGGTCGGGAAGCAAGAGCTTTCGAGCAGGGGATAAAGCTTCTGATGCAGATGGCCGACGGCCTTGTCGTCGACATGGAAAAGTACACGCGCGGCCAGTTCACCCACTTTCTAGGTGACGCAGTCGGAAACCAGGTCGCCACTGTTTTCGACACCTTCGTCAACGCAAATGAAGGAGTTGTCAAAGGAGTCGCCCAAGCTGCTCTCGGCATGGCGGACTTGACCGCACCGTGGTTGCTCCTTGATCCCAAAGGGGCCGAGGCTACCTGGAAGGACATGGTGCAAAGCCAGTTCGAAGCAGGCACGCTCAACCAGATTATGAATCCACGCGAGGGCGGCGCGGCAAATCTGCAGATGTGGAAATCACTTCTGCACCTTGAGGATTGGAGTACTGCTCGGCCGGGATTGGGATTCGGAGAGAACGTCTTCGATGGAGCGACGTTTTTTCTTCCTGGACTCGGAGAAGCCGGCGCGGGGGCAAAAGCAGGGTCTGCGGCTGCACGCGGCGCGGAAGAAGCCGCTGAAGGCGCTGGCGCCGCGGGGCGCGCCGGGGAACTAGGGGAATTTGCCTCGACGACCGGTGCGCTGGGCGACATCGGCAAAGTCGGCACCAACCTGACGAAAGATCTCGACAGCCTAAAACTGGATGTGCCCAAGACGGACTTTCCGCCCGGGGGTCGTTCGGTCGGCCCACCGCGAGTTGAGAATCCGAGCGGGCCGCCGCCAAGGCCTGTGGAATCCGCGCCGCCAGGCACGCCCGCACCTCATTCGCCAACGGCGCCAGATGGTTTGGCCCACGGACATTCAGAGGCAGCGGCCGGAGGCGCACGAGAGCATGCATTGGTACCGGCCGCACCCGCCGAGCCCTTGCCGTCACGCAGTCCGCAGCTAGTAGAACCCAATCCGCCTCGCCTCCCGCCAGCAGCCGATGGTGCGCCGCTTGATGCCGCACCAGCTGCTACGCCATCAGCGCAGCAGGTGCCTGCGCTGACATCTGTGGTGCCCCATTCGAGTGCGCCTTCCGCCGAACTGCCAGCACCGGCTGGTACTGGTTGGCATGCGCCTAGTGACGGCGGCTCTGCGGGTGGCGGCCCACACGATGCCTCGCCGAGCGACTCAGGCCCATACGGGCTCGGTGATGGCGGGCCCCTAGGGGGCGGCGAGTCGCCAGGACCTCCATACGACGGCAAGCCTGGCGAACTGTCGTCTGATGGTGATGGTCCGTCGGCACATGGTCATCGGGGTCCGCACGACCCTGAGCCTGGTGATCCAGTGCATTCCGATGCACCGTCGGGCGACGGATGGGAGCGGTTGCCCGACCAACCGACTGATCCGCATTATGGCGAGCCCTTGCAAGAGCATTGGGCCTTCAAGGATGACCCAACCGAACTGGGTGGTATTAAGCCGTCGGTCGCTGAGCTGATCAGGGATCCGGAGGCGCTTTTGGGACGCGATCCTCATGGGGAGGCATATACTGCGCAGCAATATGCCGAGCGTTTCAACAAGTCAGGCCCAACTGGCCAAGAATGGATGAATTTTCCTGGCAACGAAGGCGCGGTGCCTGGTACCAAGGTTGCTTTTACCGACATCGAACAATTCGCCAAGTTCTACGGTAGAGAGTTGGACCGCATTGGAAATGACTCGGGCAAGTATTTGGCAGTGATGGAAGATGGAAGACCGGCGTCGTGGGAGGAACGCGCACTGCATGTCAACAGTCTCAGCGATCCATACCACTCCTATGTGCTCGAAAATCTTCCTGGTGGCTGGAAGGTCGAAGTTTCTGAAGTCGCTCCTGGGCTGGGCCAGCCAGGTGGGTCTATCCAGGTTCGAATACTCGACAGTGCGGGAAGGGCAATGACGATCGAAGAATTACTAGAGATCGGTGGTGTGCTGAGATGA
- a CDS encoding TNT antitoxin family protein — MEISPELEEWGKLAGYMVAHGSETEDGRATFSASLGEIQIFVGQIGKGLFLITDSDRMGPEHFILAAPLMATIERYCFGRFGLEIRSRLGLPRVKVPISADELPLNFSIETRRFDDAEHWALVAPDNTLVAIGSTDQIAGTADLVKLSLYLTATTDEIRESTLDPDGKPLFELRN, encoded by the coding sequence GTGGAAATCTCGCCGGAACTGGAGGAATGGGGAAAACTTGCTGGTTATATGGTTGCACACGGGTCTGAGACGGAAGATGGGCGAGCAACATTCTCGGCATCACTAGGTGAGATTCAAATCTTTGTAGGCCAAATTGGGAAGGGCCTGTTTCTCATCACGGATTCCGACCGAATGGGTCCTGAACACTTTATTTTAGCCGCTCCGTTGATGGCCACTATCGAGCGATATTGTTTTGGTAGATTTGGTTTGGAAATTAGGAGTCGTCTAGGCTTGCCTCGTGTCAAAGTGCCGATCTCGGCGGACGAATTGCCTCTTAATTTTAGTATCGAGACACGAAGATTCGATGATGCCGAGCACTGGGCCTTAGTTGCGCCAGATAATACTCTCGTTGCGATTGGTAGTACGGATCAAATAGCCGGGACTGCGGACCTCGTAAAACTGTCGTTGTATCTAACAGCCACGACTGATGAGATTCGCGAATCTACCCTCGATCCAGACGGAAAACCACTGTTTGAACTCCGCAATTAG
- a CDS encoding F420-dependent biliverdin reductase, translating into MANTTTRLTNDALAFLSERHLAMLTTLRVDNSPHVVAVGFTFDPVTHIARVITTGGSQKAVNADRAGVAVLSQVDGARWLSLEGSSKVNNDPDAVRDAELRYAQRYRTPRPNPRRVVIEVQVERVLGSSDLLDRGGE; encoded by the coding sequence ATGGCGAACACCACGACGCGGCTGACCAACGACGCTTTGGCCTTTCTGTCCGAACGTCATCTGGCGATGCTGACCACGCTTCGTGTGGACAATTCGCCGCATGTGGTGGCTGTCGGTTTCACCTTCGACCCGGTGACCCATATCGCGCGGGTGATCACCACTGGGGGCTCGCAGAAGGCCGTCAATGCTGATCGTGCCGGGGTGGCGGTGCTCAGCCAGGTGGACGGTGCGCGCTGGCTATCGCTTGAGGGCAGCTCCAAGGTCAACAACGATCCCGATGCCGTGCGCGATGCCGAGCTGCGGTATGCGCAGCGCTACCGCACTCCGCGACCCAATCCCCGACGTGTGGTCATCGAAGTTCAGGTAGAGCGGGTGCTGGGTTCGTCAGATCTGCTCGACCGCGGCGGCGAGTAG
- a CDS encoding SDR family NAD(P)-dependent oxidoreductase has translation MDDTGAGPVLILGGRSEIGIELARRLAPGATVVLAARRADQLDEQVAALHQAGALAVHTREFDADNLASHAPLVAEIVAEHGSIGTAVLAYGILGDQARAEADAAHAVAVVHTDYVAQVSMLTLLAQAMRKANSGQLIVFSSIAGWRVRRANYVYGSAKAGLDGFASGLADALHGTGVHLLISRPGFVIGRMTEGMAPAPLSSTPQQVAAATARALAKKKRTLWIPWALGPAAAVMRMLPQFIWRRMPR, from the coding sequence GTGGACGACACGGGCGCAGGTCCAGTTCTAATTCTGGGTGGCCGCAGCGAAATCGGCATTGAGCTGGCGCGACGGCTCGCTCCAGGCGCGACGGTGGTGCTGGCCGCGCGCCGAGCAGATCAGCTCGACGAGCAGGTCGCGGCGCTGCACCAAGCCGGCGCGTTGGCCGTTCACACCAGAGAATTCGACGCCGACAACCTGGCCTCGCACGCCCCATTGGTCGCCGAGATCGTCGCCGAGCACGGGTCCATCGGCACCGCGGTGCTCGCCTACGGAATCCTCGGCGACCAGGCCCGCGCCGAGGCCGACGCCGCGCACGCGGTGGCCGTCGTCCACACCGACTACGTCGCCCAGGTCAGCATGCTCACCCTCCTCGCGCAAGCTATGCGCAAAGCCAACAGCGGCCAATTAATTGTGTTCTCCTCGATCGCCGGCTGGCGGGTACGTCGGGCCAACTACGTCTACGGGTCCGCGAAGGCCGGCCTGGACGGCTTCGCGAGCGGCTTGGCCGACGCACTGCACGGCACCGGGGTGCATTTGCTCATCTCGCGTCCGGGTTTCGTGATCGGGCGTATGACGGAGGGCATGGCTCCGGCGCCACTGTCCAGCACACCGCAGCAGGTGGCTGCCGCGACCGCACGGGCGCTCGCCAAGAAAAAGCGCACGCTGTGGATCCCGTGGGCGTTGGGGCCTGCGGCGGCGGTGATGCGAATGCTCCCGCAATTCATCTGGCGCAGGATGCCGCGATGA
- the cbiE gene encoding precorrin-6y C5,15-methyltransferase (decarboxylating) subunit CbiE, translating to MIVVVGIGADGMAGLGEISRIELQTATVIYGGERQLKLLDGTVTAERRQWPSPMMPALQTLPLDDRIHIVASGDPLLHGIGGTLIRLYGPERVRIIPHVSAVTLACARMGWNVHDTEVISLVTAPPHLAVRRGGQAIVLSQNGCTPKAVAALLTKHGRGDSEISVLEQLGGPGERRRDGTALQWADDDIDDLNVIAVRYLPDERVTPLPDDVFAHDGQITKQGIRALTLAALKPRPGERLWDVGAGSGSISVEWCRSWPGCSAVAFEHNEQRRGNIESNAEAFGVNIDVRGGAPDQFDGAATPDAIFIGGGLTHPGLLDACLEKLPTGGRLVANVVTAESESILVQSYSHLKGDFKRFQLYHGEPLGAFTGWRPRHPVTQWTVTK from the coding sequence ATGATCGTCGTGGTCGGTATCGGCGCCGACGGCATGGCGGGGCTCGGCGAAATTTCTCGCATCGAATTACAAACGGCCACAGTCATTTACGGCGGAGAAAGGCAACTGAAACTGCTCGACGGTACGGTCACCGCCGAGCGCAGGCAGTGGCCGTCGCCGATGATGCCCGCCCTGCAAACGCTTCCCCTGGATGACCGCATTCACATCGTTGCCAGCGGTGACCCGCTTCTGCACGGCATCGGCGGCACCCTGATCCGGCTCTACGGCCCGGAAAGAGTCCGCATCATTCCGCATGTCTCGGCGGTGACGCTGGCGTGCGCTCGAATGGGATGGAACGTCCACGACACCGAGGTGATCAGCCTGGTCACCGCGCCGCCGCATTTGGCGGTGCGCCGCGGCGGACAGGCAATCGTGCTGTCGCAAAACGGATGCACACCCAAAGCGGTGGCCGCGCTGCTCACAAAGCACGGCCGCGGCGATTCTGAAATCAGCGTGCTCGAACAGCTCGGAGGCCCGGGCGAACGCCGTCGCGACGGCACCGCGCTCCAGTGGGCCGACGACGACATCGATGATCTCAACGTGATCGCCGTGCGCTACCTGCCCGACGAGCGCGTCACGCCACTGCCCGACGACGTGTTCGCCCATGACGGCCAGATCACCAAACAGGGCATCCGGGCGCTGACCCTGGCGGCCCTAAAGCCACGGCCCGGCGAGCGACTGTGGGACGTCGGCGCGGGCTCCGGCAGCATTTCCGTCGAGTGGTGCCGCAGTTGGCCGGGCTGCAGCGCCGTAGCCTTCGAACACAACGAGCAGCGTCGCGGCAACATCGAATCCAACGCCGAAGCGTTCGGTGTCAACATCGACGTGCGCGGGGGAGCGCCCGACCAATTCGATGGCGCCGCAACGCCCGACGCCATCTTCATCGGCGGCGGCCTGACCCACCCCGGCCTCCTCGATGCGTGCCTCGAAAAGCTGCCAACAGGGGGGCGCCTGGTCGCAAATGTGGTCACGGCAGAATCTGAATCTATTCTGGTGCAATCTTATTCGCACCTCAAAGGTGATTTCAAGCGCTTTCAGCTCTACCACGGCGAGCCGCTGGGCGCGTTCACCGGCTGGCGGCCTCGGCACCCGGTCACCCAGTGGACGGTGACCAAGTGA
- the cobM gene encoding precorrin-4 C(11)-methyltransferase, giving the protein MTVYFIGAGPGAADLITVRGQRLIERCQTCLYAGSIMPDDLLSLCPADAKIVDTGPLTLEQIVEELATADGKGHDVARLHSGDPSLYSALAEQCRRLDALGIGYEIVPGVPAFAAAAAALNRELTVPGVAQTVTLTRIATLSTAMPPGEDLPTLAQSGGTLVLHLAAAQIDTIVEQLRTGGYKPETPSAVVAFASWPQQITLRGTLETIADQMREAAITKTAVIIIGNVLNAEGFKDSYLYSKARRAKGQH; this is encoded by the coding sequence GTGACGGTGTACTTCATCGGTGCGGGCCCGGGCGCCGCCGACCTGATCACCGTCCGTGGCCAACGCCTGATCGAGCGATGCCAGACCTGCCTGTACGCGGGGTCGATCATGCCCGACGATCTGCTGTCCCTGTGTCCGGCCGACGCGAAAATCGTTGACACCGGACCGTTGACGCTCGAGCAGATCGTCGAGGAACTCGCCACGGCGGACGGCAAGGGCCACGACGTCGCTCGGTTGCATTCCGGTGATCCGTCGCTGTACAGCGCGCTTGCCGAGCAATGCCGACGACTCGACGCGCTGGGCATCGGCTACGAAATCGTGCCTGGCGTACCGGCTTTCGCTGCCGCGGCCGCCGCCTTGAACAGAGAACTCACGGTCCCGGGAGTAGCCCAGACGGTCACGCTGACTCGCATAGCCACCTTGTCGACGGCGATGCCGCCCGGCGAAGACCTGCCAACCCTCGCCCAATCGGGCGGCACCCTGGTACTGCACCTTGCCGCCGCTCAGATCGACACAATCGTCGAGCAGCTGCGGACCGGCGGCTATAAACCCGAAACACCCTCAGCAGTAGTGGCTTTCGCAAGCTGGCCGCAACAAATAACACTACGCGGCACCCTGGAAACCATCGCCGATCAAATGCGCGAGGCTGCCATCACCAAGACCGCCGTCATCATCATCGGCAACGTCCTCAACGCTGAGGGTTTCAAAGACAGCTACCTGTACTCAAAAGCGCGCCGCGCAAAAGGACAACACTGA
- a CDS encoding cobalt-precorrin-6A reductase produces the protein MRVLLLGGTAEGRALAEALHPGVDVISSLAGRVPDPALPVGSVRIGGFGGIHGLQSWLRQENIDAVVDATHPFAATMTAHAAEACSQAKIPHLVLARPAWDPGPAKVVPSDAEAAKAVENHCYKRVFLTTGRSGTKAFQRGDAWFLIRAVTQPDVDSLPRHHQLLLSRGPYRYDDEVAIMRDHRIDALVTKNSGGDMTRAKLDAAAALHIPVVMVQRPPLPEGVDKVDTVGEAAEWVARQRHN, from the coding sequence ATGCGGGTTCTGCTGCTCGGTGGCACCGCCGAGGGGCGCGCGCTCGCCGAAGCCCTGCATCCCGGCGTCGACGTGATCAGCTCGCTGGCCGGTCGGGTGCCGGATCCGGCGCTGCCAGTCGGCTCAGTGCGCATCGGCGGCTTCGGCGGCATCCACGGCCTACAGAGCTGGCTACGGCAAGAAAACATCGACGCCGTCGTCGACGCCACCCACCCGTTCGCCGCCACCATGACCGCGCACGCCGCCGAAGCGTGCAGCCAGGCCAAAATCCCGCATCTGGTGCTGGCCCGCCCGGCCTGGGATCCGGGCCCGGCAAAAGTCGTCCCTTCCGATGCCGAGGCCGCGAAGGCCGTCGAAAACCACTGTTATAAACGGGTATTCCTCACCACGGGCCGCTCGGGGACAAAAGCATTCCAACGCGGCGACGCGTGGTTTTTGATTCGTGCCGTCACACAACCGGACGTCGACTCGCTGCCGCGCCATCACCAGCTGCTGCTGTCCCGGGGGCCTTATCGCTACGACGACGAAGTCGCCATCATGCGGGACCATCGGATCGACGCCCTGGTGACCAAGAACAGCGGCGGCGACATGACCCGGGCGAAGCTGGATGCCGCTGCGGCACTGCATATTCCGGTGGTGATGGTCCAGCGCCCGCCACTGCCGGAAGGCGTGGACAAGGTCGATACCGTCGGCGAAGCCGCGGAATGGGTTGCGCGCCAGCGCCACAACTAA
- the sigC gene encoding RNA polymerase sigma factor SigC: protein MTASSDDEAVTELALAAARGNERALEAFIKATQQDVWRFVTYLSDAGSADDLTQETFLRAIGAIERFSGRSTARTWLLSIARRVVADHIRHVQSKPRTAPGANPEHVLNGDRHARGFEDLVEVTTMIANLTPEQREALLLTQLLGLPYADAAAVCGCPVGTIRSRVARARDALLADAERDDLTG, encoded by the coding sequence ATGACCGCGTCAAGCGACGACGAGGCCGTAACCGAACTGGCCTTGGCAGCCGCGCGCGGGAACGAGCGAGCGCTCGAAGCATTCATCAAGGCCACCCAGCAAGACGTGTGGCGATTCGTCACCTACCTGTCCGACGCGGGCAGCGCCGACGACCTGACCCAGGAGACGTTCCTGCGGGCGATCGGCGCGATCGAACGATTCTCCGGCCGCTCGACCGCGCGCACCTGGCTGCTGTCGATCGCGCGCCGCGTGGTCGCCGATCACATTCGCCACGTCCAATCGAAGCCACGCACCGCTCCCGGTGCCAACCCCGAGCACGTGTTGAACGGCGATCGGCACGCGCGGGGATTCGAGGACCTGGTCGAGGTGACGACGATGATCGCCAACCTCACTCCTGAACAACGCGAAGCCCTGTTACTGACTCAGCTGCTGGGGCTGCCCTACGCCGACGCCGCCGCCGTGTGCGGCTGCCCTGTGGGCACCATCCGGTCGCGGGTCGCCCGGGCTCGCGATGCGCTGCTGGCCGACGCGGAACGTGACGATCTGACCGGTTAG